Proteins encoded within one genomic window of Vidua macroura isolate BioBank_ID:100142 chromosome 2, ASM2450914v1, whole genome shotgun sequence:
- the PHB2 gene encoding prohibitin-2, with protein MAQNLKDLAGRLPTGPRGVGTALKLLLGAGALAYGVRESVFIVEGGQRAIFFNRIGGVQQDTILAEGLHFRIPWFQYPIIYDIRARPRKISSPTGSKDLQMVNISLRVLTRPNAAELPSMYQRLGLDYEERVLPSIVNEVLKSVVAKFNASQLITQRAQVSLLIRRELTERAKDFSLILDDVAITELSFSREYTAAVEAKQVAQQEAQRAQFLVEKAKQEQKQKIVQAEGEATAAKMLGEALSRNPGYIKLRKIRAAQNISKTIAASQNRVYLTADNLVLNLQDEAFTR; from the exons ATGGCGCAGAACCTGAAGGACCTGGCGGGGCGGCTGCCGACCGGGCCCCGCGGGGTCGGCACCGCGCTTAAGCTGTTGCTGGGCGCCGGTGCCCTGGCCTACGGCGTGCGAGAGTCCGTCTTCATTG TGGAGGGCGGCCAGCGCGCCATCTTCTTCAACCGCATCGGCGGCGTGCAGCAGGACACCATCCTGGCCGAGGGGCTGCACTTCAG GATCCCCTGGTTCCAGTATCCCATCATCTACGACATCCGAGCGCGGCCGCGGAAAATCTCCTCCCCCACTGGTTCCAAAG ACCTGCAGATGGTGAACATCTCGCTGCGGGTGCTGACGCGGCCCAACGCGGCCGAGCTGCCCAGCATGTACCAGCGCCTGGGGCTGGACTACGAGGAGCGTGTGCTGCCCTCCATCGTCAACGAGGTGCTCAAGAGCGTCGTGGCCAAGTTCAACGCCTCGCAGCTCATCACACAGAGGGCCCAG GTGTCTCTGCTCATTAGGCGAGAACTGACAGAGAGAGCCAAGGATTTCAGCCTCATCCTGGATGATGTGGCTATCACAGAGCTCAGTTTCAGTCGTGAAtacacagctgctgtggaggCTAAGCAAGTGG cccagcaggaggCACAGCGTGCCCAGTTCCTGGTGGAGAAGGCCaagcaggagcagaagcagaagaTAGTTCAGGCCGAGGGGGAAGCAACAGCTGCCAAGATG CTCGGGGAAGCTCTCAGCAGGAATCCAGGCTACATCAAGCTACGTAAGATCCGAGCTGCTCAAAACATCTCAAAAACG attgCTGCCTCACAAAACCGTGTGTATCTCACAGCAGATAACTTGGTACTGAACTTGCAGGATGAGGCCTTCACCAGGTAA